A single region of the Chryseobacterium culicis genome encodes:
- the rfbC gene encoding dTDP-4-dehydrorhamnose 3,5-epimerase → MKIKETPLKDCYIIEPTIFEDERGYFFEKFNEKKFEELTGMNGHFVQDNISKSSYGVLRGLHLQKGEHAQAKLVSCLEGSVWDVAVDLREDSPTFGKWFGIELTAENKLQLYVPRGFGHGFSVLSTHAVFSYKCDNFYNKESEGSVKFNDPDLDIDWKVDEKDAILSEKDENAPGFKEKNF, encoded by the coding sequence ATGAAAATTAAAGAAACCCCGCTTAAAGACTGCTACATCATAGAGCCTACCATATTTGAGGATGAAAGAGGATACTTCTTTGAAAAGTTCAACGAAAAAAAATTCGAGGAACTTACCGGAATGAACGGGCACTTTGTACAGGATAATATTTCCAAATCTTCCTATGGAGTATTAAGAGGATTACATCTTCAGAAAGGAGAACATGCTCAGGCAAAATTAGTTTCTTGTCTTGAAGGAAGCGTCTGGGACGTGGCTGTAGACCTTAGAGAGGATTCTCCTACATTTGGAAAATGGTTCGGAATAGAACTTACTGCTGAAAATAAATTACAGCTTTATGTACCGCGAGGTTTTGGGCACGGGTTTTCTGTGCTGAGTACCCACGCTGTATTTTCTTATAAATGTGACAATTTTTACAACAAAGAATCAGAAGGCAGTGTAAAATTCAATGATCCCGATCTTGATATCGACTGGAAGGTAGACGAAAAAGATGCCATCCTTTCTGAAAAAGACGAGAACGCTCCTGGATTTAAAGAAAAAAACTTTTAA
- a CDS encoding sugar transferase, with protein sequence MNQYTYWKAVFDFTLAAILIFFLMPVLIILFVIASWDTSSNGIFFQTRIGQYGKPFTIFKFKTIHEETRTCSKVGQTLRKFKLDEFPQLFNILKGEMSFVGPRPDIEGYYDKLAGADRKVLELKPGLTCEASIKYRDEENLLKNQKDPLTYNDEVLFPNKVKMNLDYFENMSFKNDTKILFKTLITTLK encoded by the coding sequence ATGAATCAGTATACATATTGGAAAGCGGTTTTTGATTTTACCCTAGCGGCAATATTGATCTTCTTTCTTATGCCGGTACTGATCATTTTATTTGTGATTGCAAGTTGGGACACCTCTTCCAATGGAATTTTTTTTCAGACCCGAATAGGGCAGTATGGAAAACCTTTTACCATTTTTAAATTTAAAACAATTCATGAAGAGACGAGAACATGCTCAAAAGTAGGGCAGACACTCAGAAAATTCAAGCTGGATGAATTTCCGCAATTGTTTAATATTTTAAAAGGCGAAATGAGTTTTGTCGGTCCCAGACCGGATATCGAAGGGTATTATGACAAACTCGCCGGAGCAGATAGAAAAGTCTTGGAACTCAAACCCGGGCTTACCTGTGAAGCGAGCATCAAATACAGAGATGAAGAAAATCTTCTGAAAAACCAGAAAGATCCTTTAACATATAATGATGAAGTATTATTTCCGAACAAAGTAAAAATGAATCTGGACTATTTTGAAAATATGTCTTTTAAAAACGATACAAAAATTTTGTTTAAAACATTAATAACCACATTGAAATAG